A single Pseudodesulfovibrio aespoeensis Aspo-2 DNA region contains:
- a CDS encoding VWA domain-containing protein, which yields MPTTRSSRTPSSCSPVRRPSNSSPRPQCPCPRSESGAASTFIALLLPVLLAVAGLAVDMGNMYVTHTRLQAAVDAGALAGSLELPYDPDLSKGIVQQAVSDMIHTNMPDAVVESVSPGTEVRSVVVTAKAKVNLLVMGFLNLADQWVEAGAAAGFNKLEIVFVIDNSGSMKGTPINLVKEASIGLTDLLIPDGQQPDTKVGLVAFRGKVRLGGDVDGLEAGCRNADGSVNTGIHEDFMSMYWALSSYYRNQIDLDTCSSIPESRPLSQDKGDIVEGINSQTALGSASGTVISEGIKWARHMLTPEAPYTQAGDKKDFRKIMIVLTDGDTEDGECGGSYRASFRPNNYWTNAYYGMGVDTAHCQDGGVLNQDMLAEAQLAKDEGIEIFAIRFGVSDNTDISLMKQIASSKAGTNDHYFDAPSVYDIPDVFKKIGKQLGWRLLN from the coding sequence ATGCCTACCACCCGTTCATCCAGAACGCCCTCGAGCTGCTCACCAGTCAGGCGTCCCTCGAACTCGTCGCCCAGACCACAATGCCCCTGCCCTAGGTCCGAGAGCGGCGCGGCCAGCACCTTCATCGCCCTGCTGCTGCCGGTGCTGCTGGCCGTGGCCGGGCTGGCCGTGGACATGGGCAACATGTACGTCACCCACACCCGGCTCCAGGCCGCGGTGGACGCGGGCGCCCTGGCCGGCAGCCTGGAGCTGCCCTATGACCCGGACCTGAGCAAGGGCATCGTCCAGCAGGCCGTGAGCGACATGATCCACACCAACATGCCCGATGCCGTGGTCGAGAGCGTCTCCCCCGGCACCGAGGTGCGCAGCGTGGTGGTCACGGCCAAGGCCAAGGTCAACCTGCTGGTCATGGGCTTCCTCAACCTGGCCGACCAGTGGGTCGAGGCCGGGGCCGCAGCCGGGTTCAACAAGCTTGAGATCGTCTTTGTCATCGACAACTCCGGCTCCATGAAGGGCACGCCCATCAACCTGGTCAAGGAGGCGTCCATCGGCCTGACCGACCTGCTCATCCCGGACGGGCAGCAGCCGGACACCAAGGTCGGGCTGGTGGCCTTTCGCGGCAAGGTGCGCCTGGGCGGCGACGTGGACGGGCTCGAAGCGGGCTGCCGCAACGCCGACGGCTCGGTCAACACCGGCATCCACGAGGATTTCATGAGCATGTACTGGGCGCTCTCGTCCTACTACAGAAACCAGATCGACCTCGACACCTGCTCCAGCATCCCGGAATCCAGGCCCCTGAGCCAGGACAAGGGCGACATCGTCGAAGGCATCAACTCCCAGACCGCGCTGGGCAGCGCGTCGGGCACGGTCATCTCCGAGGGCATCAAGTGGGCGCGCCACATGCTCACGCCAGAGGCCCCCTACACCCAGGCGGGCGACAAGAAGGACTTCCGCAAGATCATGATCGTGCTGACCGACGGCGACACCGAGGACGGCGAATGCGGCGGCTCCTACCGGGCCTCGTTCAGGCCCAACAACTACTGGACCAACGCCTATTACGGCATGGGCGTGGACACTGCCCACTGCCAGGACGGCGGCGTGCTCAACCAGGACATGCTGGCCGAGGCACAACTGGCCAAGGACGAGGGCATCGAGATCTTCGCCATCCGCTTCGGCGTGTCCGACAACACCGACATCTCCCTCATGAAGCAGATCGCGTCGAGCAAGGCCGGGACAAACGACCACTATTTCGACGCCCCGTCGGTCTACGACATCCCGGATGTCTTCAAGAAGATCGGCAAGCAACTGGGCTGGCGGCTCCTGAACTAG
- a CDS encoding sigma-54-dependent transcriptional regulator, giving the protein MAERILVVDDDRAFQGMLVEALIEKGYAVDTASTAEEGIRKAGVMGPDLILHDIKLPGMSGLDALAHLAQAAPGVDVIVMTGYASKDSGVQAMQRGAYDYFTKPFSLVEMEVVVRRALEKRRLQQELAELKQRGKESPLNAIIGQSAPMRALKERIARVAGLNADVLILGETGTGKELVSDTIHTLSARARGPFVKINCAAIPENLIESELFGHEKGAFTGAAAAKAGKFEQAKSGTILLDEIGDMPLNLQPKLLRAVEQKQAERLGGAKPVTYDVRIIAATNQELERRVESGAFRSDLYYRLNVATLLLPPLRQRKDDLPLLAEFFLDRANRRLGTDICAISQQAMEIFFNYDWPGNVRQFANAVERAAIFCTSTVITPGDVDQAFSNKRPAGTCDPCPPQAAPGATIAQAAAEADGLPLRQALVRFERARIEDALRRARGVQTDAAASLGISAKNLWNKLQKHGMDPTAFKG; this is encoded by the coding sequence ATGGCCGAGCGGATACTGGTCGTTGACGACGACCGCGCGTTTCAGGGGATGCTGGTGGAGGCCCTGATCGAGAAGGGGTATGCGGTGGACACCGCGTCCACCGCCGAGGAGGGCATCCGCAAGGCAGGGGTTATGGGGCCGGACCTGATCCTGCACGACATCAAGCTGCCGGGCATGTCGGGCCTGGACGCCCTGGCGCATCTGGCCCAGGCCGCGCCGGGCGTGGATGTCATCGTCATGACCGGCTACGCGTCCAAGGATTCCGGGGTGCAGGCCATGCAGCGCGGGGCCTACGACTACTTCACCAAGCCCTTTTCCCTGGTGGAGATGGAGGTGGTGGTGCGCCGCGCGCTGGAGAAGCGGCGGCTCCAGCAGGAGCTGGCCGAGCTCAAGCAACGCGGCAAGGAGAGCCCGCTCAACGCCATCATCGGCCAGTCCGCGCCCATGCGCGCCCTCAAGGAGCGCATCGCCAGGGTGGCCGGGCTCAACGCCGATGTCCTGATCCTGGGCGAGACCGGCACCGGCAAGGAGCTGGTCTCGGACACCATCCACACCCTGAGCGCACGGGCCAGGGGGCCGTTCGTCAAGATCAACTGCGCGGCCATCCCGGAAAATCTCATCGAGAGCGAACTGTTCGGCCACGAGAAGGGGGCCTTTACCGGGGCCGCCGCTGCCAAGGCGGGCAAGTTCGAGCAGGCCAAGTCCGGCACCATCCTGCTGGACGAGATCGGCGACATGCCGCTCAATCTCCAGCCCAAGCTGCTGCGCGCCGTGGAGCAGAAGCAGGCCGAGCGGTTGGGCGGGGCCAAACCCGTGACCTATGACGTGCGCATCATCGCGGCCACCAACCAGGAGCTGGAAAGGCGCGTGGAGAGCGGCGCGTTCCGCAGCGATCTCTACTACCGGCTCAACGTGGCCACTCTGCTCCTGCCGCCGCTGCGCCAGCGCAAGGACGACCTGCCGCTCCTGGCCGAGTTCTTCCTGGACCGGGCCAACCGGCGGCTGGGCACGGACATCTGCGCCATCTCCCAGCAGGCCATGGAGATATTCTTCAACTACGACTGGCCGGGCAATGTCCGCCAGTTCGCCAATGCGGTGGAGCGGGCGGCCATCTTCTGCACCTCGACAGTCATTACCCCCGGCGACGTGGATCAGGCGTTCTCCAACAAGCGGCCCGCCGGAACCTGCGACCCGTGCCCGCCGCAAGCCGCGCCCGGCGCAACGATTGCCCAGGCCGCAGCCGAGGCGGACGGGCTGCCGCTCCGGCAGGCCCTGGTCCGCTTCGAGCGGGCGCGCATCGAGGACGCCCTGCGCCGGGCCAGGGGCGTGCAGACCGATGCTGCCGCCAGCCTGGGCATCTCGGCCAAGAACCTCTGGAACAAGCTCCAGAAGCACGGCATGGATCCGACCGCCTTCAAGGGATAG
- a CDS encoding Flp family type IVb pilin translates to MSKIMNLIMNEEGATALEYGLLAALIAAAIVGAVTTLGGVVSTTFSSIATSMQAATATAP, encoded by the coding sequence ATGTCCAAGATCATGAACCTGATCATGAATGAAGAAGGCGCGACCGCTCTTGAATACGGTCTGCTCGCAGCCCTGATCGCCGCGGCCATCGTCGGCGCAGTCACCACCCTGGGCGGCGTCGTGTCCACCACCTTCAGCTCCATCGCCACGAGCATGCAGGCGGCCACCGCCACCGCTCCGTAG
- the cpaB gene encoding Flp pilus assembly protein CpaB codes for MSRSARALIQIGISLILALGTGVLIFMWTSGVTQQPVAAPRAETVPVVVALTDLRPGIKLTPAMLETRQFTPDSRPSGAFGEPGLLDGRVLGVAVGANEAVTEAKLADASVIGGGVSALIEPGKRAMSVKGNAVMGLAGFVRPGDRVDVIVSLVQGRGNQEEPVTKLVLERVKVLATGTELQAPDTEGKAASVDVYTLELTPDESERLALAATQGTLNFALRNATDTDKVLTDGVTVNKALAALRPAPKPAPVRRNQVSVEVITGGETTTLKF; via the coding sequence ATGAGCAGATCGGCCCGCGCACTCATCCAGATCGGCATTTCCCTGATCCTCGCCCTTGGCACGGGCGTGCTCATCTTCATGTGGACCAGCGGCGTGACCCAACAGCCCGTGGCCGCGCCCAGGGCCGAGACCGTGCCCGTGGTGGTGGCCCTGACAGACCTGCGTCCCGGAATCAAGTTGACCCCGGCAATGCTTGAAACGCGTCAATTCACCCCCGACTCGCGGCCCTCGGGCGCGTTCGGCGAGCCGGGCCTGCTGGACGGGCGCGTGCTGGGCGTGGCCGTGGGGGCCAACGAGGCCGTGACCGAGGCCAAGCTGGCCGATGCCTCGGTCATCGGCGGCGGTGTGAGCGCGCTCATCGAGCCGGGCAAGCGGGCCATGTCGGTCAAGGGCAACGCGGTCATGGGGCTGGCCGGATTCGTCCGTCCCGGCGACCGGGTGGATGTCATCGTCTCGCTGGTCCAGGGGCGCGGCAACCAGGAAGAGCCCGTGACCAAGCTGGTGCTGGAGCGGGTCAAGGTCCTGGCCACGGGCACCGAATTGCAGGCCCCGGACACAGAGGGCAAGGCCGCCTCGGTCGATGTCTACACCCTGGAGCTGACCCCGGACGAGAGCGAGCGCCTCGCCCTGGCCGCCACCCAGGGAACGCTGAATTTCGCCCTGCGCAACGCCACGGACACGGACAAGGTGCTGACCGACGGCGTCACGGTCAACAAGGCCCTGGCCGCCCTGCGTCCGGCCCCCAAGCCCGCGCCGGTCAGGCGCAACCAGGTCTCGGTCGAGGTCATCACCGGCGGCGAAACCACGACCCTGAAGTTCTAG
- a CDS encoding TadE/TadG family type IV pilus assembly protein gives MLHQHSTDSRRRGMTTMEFALILPFMLAMAMATIEAGTMFYSWLTIQKAAQSGARFASTGQGDEQGTRMAQILATTESWLEHLDNGGTEITVRSWPETAATGDGTADDAGGPCQLVEVAVIYNYHPFTPLIGAMLPSVIPLAGSDRKLNEPWRPCE, from the coding sequence ATGCTGCACCAACACTCCACAGACTCCCGCCGCCGGGGCATGACCACCATGGAATTCGCCCTGATCCTGCCTTTCATGCTGGCCATGGCCATGGCCACCATCGAGGCCGGGACCATGTTCTACTCCTGGCTGACCATCCAGAAGGCGGCCCAGAGCGGCGCGCGCTTCGCCTCCACCGGCCAGGGCGACGAGCAGGGAACCCGCATGGCCCAGATCCTCGCGACCACCGAGTCGTGGCTCGAACACCTCGACAATGGCGGCACCGAAATCACCGTGCGCTCCTGGCCCGAGACCGCGGCCACGGGCGACGGCACGGCGGACGACGCAGGCGGCCCCTGTCAGCTGGTCGAGGTGGCGGTGATCTACAACTACCACCCCTTCACCCCGCTGATCGGGGCCATGCTGCCGAGCGTCATCCCCCTGGCTGGCTCGGACCGAAAGCTCAACGAACCCTGGCGGCCCTGCGAGTGA
- a CDS encoding A24 family peptidase, protein MDHLIATMLVAALAVATVTDIRRQRIYNWLTFPLILSGLAAHTLHAGLDGLLLSSGGFALGLGVMVVPFFLGLMGAGDVKLMAGVGAWLGAQAAFTAFLFTCLAGGFYAVVVLARHFDQFKAVLVNIWATFLLAASTRRFEYTPVVEAQSMPRLCYGVAIAVGTVAAMVVNVAQTGSVLAR, encoded by the coding sequence ATGGACCATCTCATTGCCACTATGCTCGTCGCGGCGTTGGCCGTGGCCACTGTCACCGACATCAGGCGCCAGCGCATCTACAACTGGCTGACCTTCCCGCTCATTCTTTCCGGGCTGGCCGCGCACACCCTGCACGCCGGGCTCGACGGCCTGCTGCTCAGCAGCGGCGGGTTTGCCCTGGGCCTTGGGGTCATGGTCGTGCCGTTTTTCCTGGGCCTGATGGGCGCGGGCGATGTCAAGCTCATGGCCGGGGTGGGCGCGTGGCTCGGCGCCCAGGCCGCCTTCACCGCCTTTCTCTTCACCTGCCTTGCGGGCGGGTTCTACGCCGTGGTCGTGCTCGCGCGCCATTTTGACCAGTTCAAGGCCGTGCTGGTCAACATCTGGGCCACCTTTCTGCTGGCCGCGTCCACCCGCAGGTTCGAGTACACGCCCGTGGTCGAGGCCCAGTCCATGCCCCGGTTGTGCTACGGCGTGGCCATTGCCGTGGGCACCGTGGCCGCCATGGTCGTCAACGTGGCCCAGACCGGCTCGGTCCTGGCCCGCTAA
- a CDS encoding TadE/TadG family type IV pilus assembly protein, with product MRKRDDSRRGLAAVEFALMLPFMALLLFTLVEGAGAMHAYSSVVQASREGARMALMDGTASDIEALVQAVTQGLKSEAVTTSVTADSASNTVTVEVSYAYHPFIQNALELLTSQASLELVAQTTMPLP from the coding sequence ATGAGGAAGCGGGACGATTCACGCCGGGGACTGGCCGCAGTCGAATTCGCGCTGATGCTGCCGTTCATGGCCCTCTTGCTCTTCACCCTCGTGGAAGGTGCCGGGGCCATGCACGCCTATTCGAGCGTGGTCCAGGCGAGCCGCGAGGGCGCGCGCATGGCGCTCATGGACGGCACGGCCTCGGACATCGAGGCCCTGGTCCAGGCCGTCACTCAGGGACTCAAGAGCGAGGCCGTGACCACCTCCGTCACCGCCGACTCCGCCTCCAACACTGTCACCGTCGAGGTTTCCTATGCCTACCACCCGTTCATCCAGAACGCCCTCGAGCTGCTCACCAGTCAGGCGTCCCTCGAACTCGTCGCCCAGACCACAATGCCCCTGCCCTAG